A single region of the Enterococcus mundtii genome encodes:
- a CDS encoding carbohydrate ABC transporter permease: MQQEDTAVNVKGTMLRSIIPGLGQFANGQVFKGVVFLALFIGFIIQMVLGGFQSLIGLVTLGSVPMEDHSLFMLIQGTLQLIVTALFLFFYFINLVDAKRVAVMRKEGKKINRTMKEVIHNVGDEGFPYLLTLPAYLLMIFTIIFPVLVTLFTAFTNYDFQHIPPASLIDWVGAENFFSIFFLSSYRNTFVAVFSWTVIWTLCATTLQITLGVFTAVIAHQKFIKFKRVFGIIFLLPWAVPAFITIMSFSNIFNDSVGAINTQVIPFLNNIPFVDIASVPWKTDPNWTKVAIILIQGWLGFPYIYVMVTGILQSISEDLYEAAKIDGANAWQRFSSITLPAIFLVAAPTFITQYTGNFNNFSMIYLFNNGGPGSVGGGAGSTDILISWIYKLTTGTSPQYSMASAITLIISMIVIAVSLLVFKKTNAFKMED; the protein is encoded by the coding sequence ATGCAACAAGAAGATACAGCGGTCAATGTCAAAGGCACGATGTTACGTTCGATCATTCCAGGACTGGGTCAATTTGCAAATGGTCAAGTATTTAAAGGGGTCGTATTTTTAGCACTATTTATCGGATTTATCATCCAAATGGTTTTAGGTGGTTTTCAATCCTTAATAGGTTTAGTTACCTTAGGGAGTGTCCCAATGGAAGATCACTCATTATTTATGTTGATCCAAGGAACTTTGCAATTGATTGTGACAGCCTTGTTTTTATTTTTTTATTTCATCAATCTAGTAGATGCAAAACGTGTCGCAGTCATGAGAAAAGAAGGGAAAAAGATCAATCGAACAATGAAGGAAGTCATACATAATGTGGGTGATGAAGGCTTTCCTTATCTCTTGACGCTTCCAGCGTATCTATTGATGATTTTCACGATCATCTTTCCGGTTCTAGTGACATTATTTACAGCATTTACAAACTATGATTTCCAACACATCCCACCAGCAAGTTTGATCGACTGGGTGGGAGCAGAAAACTTCTTCAGTATTTTCTTTTTAAGTTCTTATCGAAATACATTTGTTGCCGTGTTCTCTTGGACCGTCATCTGGACGCTTTGTGCAACTACTTTACAAATCACGTTAGGCGTATTTACAGCAGTGATCGCGCACCAGAAATTTATCAAATTCAAACGTGTTTTTGGAATTATTTTCCTTTTACCATGGGCAGTCCCAGCATTTATCACGATCATGAGTTTTTCAAACATCTTTAACGATAGTGTGGGAGCGATCAACACGCAAGTTATTCCATTCTTGAATAATATCCCCTTTGTAGATATTGCCTCCGTTCCTTGGAAAACTGATCCGAACTGGACAAAAGTCGCAATCATCTTGATACAAGGCTGGTTAGGTTTTCCTTACATCTATGTGATGGTCACAGGGATATTACAATCGATTTCTGAAGATCTTTACGAAGCAGCAAAAATCGACGGTGCGAATGCTTGGCAGCGCTTCTCAAGTATCACGTTGCCAGCAATCTTTCTTGTAGCAGCACCAACGTTTATCACACAGTATACAGGGAACTTCAATAACTTCTCCATGATCTACCTCTTCAATAATGGGGGACCGGGAAGTGTCGGTGGTGGTGCAGGATCAACGGATATCTTGATTTCGTGGATCTATAAATTGACCACGGGGACCTCGCCACAGTATTCGATGGCTTCTGCGATCACGCTGATCATTTCGATGATCGTCATTGCCGTTTCTCTGTTGGTATTCAAGAAAACTAATGCGTTCAAAATGGAGGACTAG
- a CDS encoding extracellular solute-binding protein — translation MSKQLLKKFGLGALSLGFIGGLAACGNGGSSTAANEEDGKTLTISVDSGYKDYVNEIKTKFEEDNDVKIKLVEKDMFEQLESLALDGPAGKAPDVMMAAYDRIGALGQQGHLAEVKLGNEADYNDTDKAQVTYEDKIYGAPAVIETLVLYYNKDLVDTAPTTFKDLEALAKDERFNFESEEGTNTGFLAKWTDFYYSYGLISGYGGYVFGEDGTDPSEIGLNNAGAVEGITYATDWFQNVWPKGMQDIKSAGDFVNQQFMSNKAAAIIDGPWQAQTYQENNINYGVSKIPTLNNGESYQPFGGGKGWVVSNYSKNKEVAQKWLDYVTNTENQEKFFEMVNEVPANQAARETAKGTNDELTTAVIEQYETAQAMPNIPEMAEVWTGAENLMFDAGSGRKTPKESADDAVKTISEAIEQKY, via the coding sequence ATGAGTAAACAGTTGCTAAAAAAATTCGGGTTAGGCGCATTATCTTTAGGGTTTATCGGGGGACTTGCTGCCTGTGGTAATGGTGGTTCATCAACTGCAGCAAATGAAGAAGATGGAAAAACATTAACGATTTCTGTCGATTCTGGTTACAAAGATTATGTCAATGAGATCAAAACAAAATTTGAAGAAGACAATGACGTTAAAATCAAGTTAGTCGAAAAAGACATGTTCGAACAATTGGAATCACTTGCGTTGGACGGTCCCGCAGGAAAAGCACCAGATGTCATGATGGCAGCTTATGACCGGATCGGAGCATTAGGACAACAAGGGCATTTGGCAGAAGTGAAATTGGGGAACGAAGCAGATTACAATGATACGGATAAAGCTCAAGTAACGTATGAGGATAAAATCTATGGGGCACCGGCAGTTATCGAGACACTAGTTTTATACTATAACAAAGATCTAGTTGACACTGCACCGACAACTTTCAAAGATTTGGAAGCGTTAGCAAAAGATGAACGTTTCAATTTTGAATCTGAAGAAGGAACGAATACAGGATTTTTAGCAAAATGGACTGATTTTTATTATTCATATGGCTTGATTTCTGGTTACGGGGGCTATGTATTTGGTGAAGATGGAACAGACCCATCTGAAATTGGGTTAAACAATGCAGGAGCAGTAGAAGGAATCACTTATGCTACAGATTGGTTCCAAAATGTTTGGCCTAAAGGAATGCAAGATATCAAGAGTGCTGGCGACTTTGTCAACCAACAGTTCATGTCGAACAAGGCAGCAGCGATTATCGATGGCCCATGGCAAGCACAAACTTATCAAGAAAACAACATCAATTATGGCGTATCAAAAATCCCAACATTGAATAATGGTGAATCTTATCAACCATTTGGTGGAGGAAAAGGTTGGGTCGTAAGTAACTACTCTAAGAATAAAGAAGTGGCTCAAAAATGGTTAGATTATGTAACCAATACAGAAAATCAAGAAAAATTCTTTGAAATGGTCAACGAAGTACCAGCCAATCAAGCGGCTCGTGAAACAGCAAAAGGCACAAATGATGAATTGACGACTGCAGTTATTGAACAATATGAAACAGCACAAGCAATGCCAAATATTCCAGAGATGGCAGAAGTTTGGACAGGCGCAGAAAACTTGATGTTTGATGCTGGTTCAGGCAGAAAAACACCAAAAGAATCGGCTGACGACGCGGTGAAGACGATCAGCGAAGCAATTGAGCAAAAATATTAA
- a CDS encoding glycoside hydrolase family 13 protein — protein MNTAAIYHRPESEFAYLYSDTTMRIRLRTSKDDVKQVSVISGDPYTIFSENWYLKEQPMKKGLSTLLHDYWEIELTSDTRRLQYGFHIVGIDGMDCFYGDQGIFPYQEETLANANYYFRMPYFQQIDRFKVPEWAKQTIWYQIFPERFANGDPTNDPKGTLSWGSKDPDREDFFGGDLQGVIDHLDYLADLGITGIYFCPVFEATSNHKYDTIDYYAVDPQFGDKELLKELITKAHDKGIRIMLDAVFNHMGSHAPQWQDVIENGEKSRYKDWFHIHSFPVDAYQMTDVPETAENLAYDTFAFTPFMPKLNTANQEVQDYLLDIATYWVKEFDIDGWRLDVANEVDHHFWKKFREAVTTIKPDIYILGEIWHSSQAWLQGDEFHAVMNYAFMDSIKDYFVHKKITPTQMVSGMNHQQMLYRDQVNEGTFNLLDSHDTARILTLCKEDKELMKSVLAFMFLQKGAPCIYYGTEIGMTGHDDPDCRKCMVWEKDQQDLELKGFVKELICVRKQVQQVLIEGDLTWRLVDDKNEQIHLTRHLDQQTIHAYFNQGTESYLVDLENDVLFSQNCDILKDGKAEVQTNGFLILC, from the coding sequence ATGAATACTGCAGCAATTTATCATCGACCTGAAAGTGAATTTGCTTATTTATACAGTGATACAACGATGCGGATTCGCTTACGTACAAGTAAAGATGATGTCAAACAAGTTTCTGTGATCAGCGGAGATCCATATACGATTTTCTCAGAAAATTGGTATTTAAAAGAACAACCAATGAAAAAAGGATTAAGTACACTTCTTCATGATTACTGGGAAATCGAGTTGACGAGTGATACTAGACGATTGCAATACGGTTTTCACATCGTGGGAATTGATGGGATGGATTGTTTTTACGGAGACCAAGGAATATTCCCTTATCAAGAAGAAACATTGGCGAATGCAAACTATTATTTCCGTATGCCATATTTTCAACAAATCGATCGCTTCAAAGTACCTGAATGGGCAAAACAAACGATTTGGTATCAAATATTTCCTGAACGCTTTGCGAATGGTGATCCAACAAATGATCCTAAAGGTACGTTGTCTTGGGGAAGTAAAGACCCGGATCGAGAAGATTTCTTTGGCGGAGATCTTCAAGGGGTGATCGATCATCTCGATTACCTAGCTGATTTAGGGATCACAGGGATTTATTTCTGTCCTGTTTTTGAAGCAACCTCGAATCACAAATATGACACGATCGATTACTATGCGGTCGATCCACAATTTGGTGATAAAGAGTTATTGAAAGAGTTAATCACAAAAGCGCATGATAAAGGAATCCGAATCATGCTGGATGCCGTGTTCAATCATATGGGGAGTCATGCACCACAATGGCAAGATGTGATCGAAAATGGCGAGAAATCCCGCTACAAAGACTGGTTCCACATCCATTCATTTCCAGTGGATGCCTATCAAATGACAGATGTTCCTGAAACAGCCGAAAATCTGGCATATGATACGTTTGCTTTTACGCCATTTATGCCTAAGCTCAATACAGCAAATCAAGAAGTACAAGATTATTTATTAGATATTGCCACGTATTGGGTCAAGGAATTTGATATCGATGGGTGGCGGTTAGATGTAGCAAATGAAGTGGATCATCATTTTTGGAAGAAATTCAGAGAAGCGGTCACTACGATCAAACCTGATATTTATATTTTAGGCGAAATCTGGCATTCTTCTCAAGCTTGGTTACAGGGCGATGAATTCCATGCGGTGATGAACTACGCCTTTATGGATTCGATCAAAGACTATTTCGTCCATAAAAAAATCACACCCACTCAAATGGTCAGTGGCATGAATCATCAGCAAATGCTTTATCGTGATCAAGTCAATGAAGGGACATTCAATTTATTGGATTCTCATGATACAGCCAGAATCTTGACTTTGTGTAAAGAGGACAAGGAACTGATGAAATCAGTGTTAGCTTTCATGTTCTTACAAAAAGGGGCGCCTTGTATCTACTACGGAACAGAAATCGGCATGACAGGTCATGATGATCCTGACTGTCGAAAATGTATGGTCTGGGAAAAGGACCAGCAAGATCTTGAATTGAAGGGGTTCGTCAAAGAATTGATCTGTGTGCGTAAACAAGTGCAACAAGTGTTGATTGAAGGGGATCTGACTTGGCGATTGGTCGACGACAAAAACGAACAAATTCACTTGACTCGTCATCTCGATCAGCAAACCATTCATGCTTATTTCAATCAAGGAACAGAATCGTATTTGGTAGATTTAGAAAATGATGTTTTGTTCAGCCAAAATTGTGACATCTTAAAAGACGGCAAAGCTGAAGTCCAAACGAATGGATTTTTGATCCTTTGTTAA
- the menC gene encoding o-succinylbenzoate synthase: MKIVNIQQYCLRFPLVTPFRTSYGRLDTKAFDLLIVEDELGNQGIGELVAFERADYIEETIDMSRSVLQKELIPCLFELDFSHPEEIWSAFKYTQGNFMAKSAVETAVWDLYARRIGSPLQKLFSAERSAIPVGVSIGVHDNPIDLLATAKTYVDQGYQRIKLKITPGNDLVPLQVLREQYPEIQLMADANSAYTISDLPLFKKMDALKLAMIEQPFHPRDYVDHAILQKEIKTAVCLDENIRTLEDVKTAHALGSCRAINLKIPRVGGITEALRIVDFCQENDLLVWLGGMFESGVGRAMNLHFASQDCFTFPGDLSAFDRYFYDDIVEPKARITNGHLRIPGQSGIGVTWQEEQLLKYAYDQKTYVNK, translated from the coding sequence ATCAAAATAGTCAACATCCAACAGTACTGTTTGCGATTCCCCTTAGTGACACCTTTCAGAACGAGTTATGGTCGATTGGATACAAAGGCTTTTGATTTGTTGATCGTGGAAGATGAGTTAGGGAATCAGGGGATCGGCGAGTTAGTCGCTTTTGAACGTGCAGATTACATCGAAGAAACGATTGATATGAGTCGATCGGTATTACAAAAAGAGCTGATTCCTTGTTTATTCGAACTTGACTTCTCACATCCAGAAGAAATTTGGTCAGCTTTCAAATATACGCAAGGGAATTTTATGGCAAAATCAGCGGTCGAAACAGCGGTTTGGGATCTTTATGCTCGTCGAATAGGGAGCCCATTACAAAAGTTGTTTTCCGCCGAACGATCAGCGATTCCCGTAGGTGTCAGTATTGGTGTCCATGACAACCCGATAGATTTACTTGCGACTGCAAAAACTTATGTTGATCAAGGATACCAACGAATCAAGTTGAAAATCACTCCTGGCAATGACTTAGTGCCACTGCAAGTGTTGCGTGAACAATATCCAGAGATCCAATTGATGGCTGATGCGAATTCTGCTTATACGATCAGCGATCTGCCGTTATTCAAGAAAATGGATGCCTTGAAGCTTGCGATGATCGAACAACCTTTTCACCCTCGTGACTATGTTGACCATGCCATACTTCAAAAGGAAATCAAAACAGCAGTTTGTCTTGATGAGAATATTCGAACACTGGAAGACGTAAAAACAGCTCATGCACTGGGAAGTTGTCGAGCAATCAATTTAAAGATTCCCAGAGTCGGAGGAATCACTGAGGCTTTAAGAATCGTCGATTTTTGTCAGGAAAATGACTTGCTCGTTTGGTTAGGTGGGATGTTTGAATCCGGAGTCGGTCGAGCGATGAATCTGCATTTTGCAAGTCAAGATTGCTTTACTTTTCCAGGAGACTTGTCTGCTTTTGATCGCTATTTCTATGATGATATTGTCGAACCCAAAGCACGAATCACAAATGGACATTTGAGGATTCCTGGTCAATCAGGGATTGGTGTCACATGGCAAGAAGAGCAGTTGTTAAAGTATGCATATGATCAGAAAACCTATGTAAATAAATAG
- the menH gene encoding 2-succinyl-6-hydroxy-2,4-cyclohexadiene-1-carboxylate synthase: MPVKTVRGVAYHYRWLHQTDPKQPTVICLHGFTGSTQTFMFENPQFNYLAIDLIGHGKTAVYLHPYRYQLTSLVADLASLVSLLKIPSFYVLGYSMGARVALAWALERPQGIKGLILEGGTAGIADEQQRNHRKKADRKLALRLLREPLSDFVDDWEKLPLFASQQALSLEQKSRVRNERLAQNKLGLALSLYYMGTGAQKNYWPDLASIECPLLYLVGQKDEKFQKIGKQITNIKEIFRCQILTECGHCCHIEQPRLFETTVTTWISEMEREWTPSK, encoded by the coding sequence ATGCCAGTTAAGACTGTACGTGGGGTGGCTTACCATTACCGTTGGTTACACCAAACTGATCCAAAACAGCCAACGGTTATTTGTTTGCATGGCTTTACCGGTAGTACACAAACGTTTATGTTTGAGAATCCTCAGTTTAATTACTTAGCCATTGATTTGATCGGTCATGGAAAAACAGCGGTTTACCTTCATCCTTACCGTTACCAACTTACGTCATTGGTAGCTGATTTGGCGAGTTTAGTCTCATTATTAAAAATTCCTTCTTTTTATGTATTAGGCTACTCGATGGGGGCTCGAGTAGCACTTGCTTGGGCGCTCGAACGGCCACAAGGGATCAAAGGCCTCATTTTAGAAGGTGGAACTGCAGGAATTGCAGATGAACAGCAACGAAACCATCGTAAAAAAGCTGATCGAAAACTTGCTTTACGTTTATTGAGAGAGCCTTTGAGTGATTTTGTTGATGATTGGGAGAAGTTGCCACTATTCGCTTCACAACAGGCGTTATCCTTGGAACAAAAAAGCAGAGTAAGAAACGAGCGCCTTGCTCAAAATAAGCTAGGTTTAGCATTAAGTCTTTACTATATGGGAACTGGCGCGCAAAAAAATTATTGGCCAGATTTAGCGAGTATCGAATGCCCACTATTGTATCTTGTTGGTCAAAAGGATGAGAAGTTCCAAAAGATCGGTAAACAAATAACAAACATTAAAGAGATTTTTCGTTGCCAGATCCTTACGGAATGCGGGCACTGTTGTCACATCGAGCAACCTAGGCTATTTGAGACAACTGTCACTACTTGGATCAGTGAAATGGAAAGGGAGTGGACGCCATCAAAATAG
- the menD gene encoding 2-succinyl-5-enolpyruvyl-6-hydroxy-3-cyclohexene-1-carboxylic-acid synthase yields the protein MTRQQEMTAYLLAFIKGMKEGGLKNVVISPGSRSTPLALLLHRDPEINTTVNVDERSAAFFALGMAKALKQPVGVLCTSGTAAANFFPAVCEAKATNIPLLLLTADRPPEARGVGSSQTMDQQKLFGSHIKKFIELALPEASSEMIRYSYWHGANGAYEATRVPAGPIQINLPFREPLLPDLTFSLDGSFHPKKLVTQIVSKQVPELVPWLSKKGLMIVGKELTPDEAKALLTLATALQWPIIGDPLANLGACQQMSDVYLPHADLIFSGPVPETPEVIWQFGNLPVAKNVMLYLKKHHETISDYVLIDEEEWRDPLHLGTSFIQIGVLDFCKLVSETLDAIPTPPPDEWLVQWKRAYQKAREVITKELSIDEWSESNASCQLLQAIKSEEALFLANSNAIRFVDRFASPTTESFPIYGNRGINGIDGLISTAAGIALVRNKRMFVLIGDLALFHDMNALELIRRYHLPVTLVVLNNNGGGIFSFLPQNQLSETDFEPLFGTPLDLELEKVADLYNGHYIQPPSSKEFEQAIEKSRNQGDWTMIEIRGQQQEPVQLWEQMKRRYQEEID from the coding sequence ATGACGAGACAACAAGAGATGACCGCTTATTTATTGGCATTCATCAAAGGAATGAAAGAAGGCGGGCTTAAAAATGTCGTGATCAGTCCTGGTTCACGATCGACCCCACTTGCCTTGTTACTTCATAGAGACCCAGAGATCAATACAACAGTCAATGTTGATGAGCGATCGGCGGCATTCTTTGCATTAGGTATGGCAAAAGCATTGAAACAACCAGTCGGGGTTCTTTGTACGTCTGGTACTGCCGCAGCGAACTTCTTTCCAGCGGTTTGTGAAGCAAAAGCAACAAACATTCCTTTACTATTGCTAACAGCAGATCGTCCACCAGAAGCACGTGGCGTTGGTTCGTCACAAACGATGGACCAACAAAAGTTATTTGGTTCGCATATCAAAAAGTTTATTGAATTAGCACTTCCTGAAGCCAGTTCGGAAATGATACGGTATAGCTACTGGCATGGTGCCAATGGTGCCTATGAAGCAACACGCGTGCCTGCTGGCCCTATTCAGATCAATTTGCCTTTTAGAGAGCCATTATTGCCTGATTTAACTTTTTCTCTTGATGGATCTTTTCATCCAAAAAAACTGGTTACTCAAATTGTGTCGAAGCAAGTACCGGAGCTTGTTCCTTGGCTATCAAAAAAAGGGTTGATGATCGTCGGTAAAGAATTGACACCTGATGAGGCAAAAGCGTTACTTACTTTAGCAACAGCTTTACAATGGCCAATCATTGGCGATCCATTGGCAAATCTAGGTGCTTGTCAACAAATGAGCGATGTCTATCTTCCGCACGCAGATTTGATTTTTTCTGGACCGGTTCCTGAAACTCCTGAAGTCATTTGGCAATTTGGTAATCTTCCTGTAGCTAAAAATGTGATGCTTTATTTAAAAAAACATCACGAAACTATTTCTGACTATGTCTTGATCGATGAGGAAGAATGGCGTGATCCATTACATTTAGGAACAAGTTTTATCCAAATCGGTGTACTTGATTTCTGTAAACTAGTATCGGAAACTTTGGATGCAATACCTACGCCACCCCCTGACGAATGGTTGGTGCAATGGAAAAGAGCTTATCAAAAAGCGAGAGAAGTTATCACTAAAGAATTGTCTATCGATGAATGGAGCGAAAGCAATGCTAGTTGCCAGTTATTGCAAGCGATAAAATCAGAGGAAGCTTTATTTTTGGCAAATAGTAACGCGATCCGCTTTGTTGATCGTTTTGCTTCGCCTACTACAGAGTCATTTCCGATCTATGGGAATCGAGGGATCAACGGGATCGACGGGTTGATTTCTACAGCGGCAGGAATCGCTTTGGTAAGGAACAAGCGGATGTTTGTCTTGATCGGCGATCTTGCGCTGTTTCATGACATGAACGCGTTGGAGCTAATTCGACGTTATCACTTACCTGTTACTTTAGTCGTATTGAACAACAATGGTGGTGGAATTTTTTCTTTTCTTCCTCAAAATCAACTTTCAGAGACTGATTTTGAACCATTGTTTGGTACACCACTTGATTTAGAATTAGAGAAAGTAGCAGATTTATATAATGGTCATTATATACAACCACCTTCAAGTAAAGAGTTTGAGCAAGCGATTGAAAAAAGCCGGAATCAAGGGGATTGGACAATGATTGAAATCAGAGGGCAACAACAAGAACCTGTCCAATTATGGGAGCAGATGAAGCGTCGTTATCAGGAGGAAATAGACTGA
- a CDS encoding isochorismate synthase MenF, translating to MNIKLDSSIDDQLLKNHLYFTYSYELGEQTVKKLLPLVPSKGDRFYWCPPDEDCELLGIGENLFDGQQDDMPSAIKGFSLEFSKSFLNVSSQKGGPLLFGGFPFDPNNLKEKIWSEVESGYFILPSILFKRIGSKTQVVLTIRKEAATARSLLKDFSYLDSLVSELLEGKEQEQSVNVLVSSEELAVPTFLHNVDDARKEIIHKATSLKKVVLARQLAIHGSFQSITQILHRLAEQQPQTYLFLLASNQLAFIGATPERLIQGTKSHFMTAGIAGSAPRGSTMQEDDEIGKELLKDSKNTQEHGIVAQRLEDQLANIVAGDVAVSSRQLLKNRDIQHLAMTFSGERKQGVSLIDAVELIHPSPALGGEPQRLALQWIKDHEPFGRGLYGAPIGWVDPIEDVGEFAVGIRSGILTETEGILYAGCGIVADSDPEAERQETLLKFQPMLRGVKG from the coding sequence TTGAATATCAAATTAGATAGCTCAATCGATGATCAGCTTTTAAAAAATCATCTTTATTTTACTTATAGCTACGAGCTTGGTGAACAAACGGTAAAAAAACTCTTGCCTCTTGTCCCATCTAAAGGAGATCGCTTTTATTGGTGTCCTCCTGATGAGGATTGTGAGCTATTAGGAATAGGAGAAAATTTATTTGATGGACAACAGGATGATATGCCTAGTGCTATCAAAGGATTTTCTCTTGAGTTTTCTAAAAGTTTTTTAAACGTATCAAGCCAGAAGGGGGGACCTTTGCTTTTTGGAGGCTTTCCCTTTGATCCAAACAACTTAAAAGAAAAGATTTGGAGTGAGGTTGAATCTGGCTATTTCATTCTACCAAGTATTCTTTTCAAGCGAATAGGTTCAAAGACTCAAGTTGTTTTGACAATCAGAAAAGAAGCTGCAACAGCCAGGAGTCTTTTAAAAGATTTTTCGTATTTAGATAGTCTTGTGAGTGAATTGTTAGAAGGCAAAGAACAAGAACAATCAGTAAATGTTCTTGTGTCGTCCGAAGAGCTGGCAGTTCCAACTTTTCTACACAATGTAGATGATGCGCGCAAGGAAATCATACACAAAGCTACTTCGCTTAAAAAGGTCGTCTTAGCAAGACAATTGGCAATACACGGATCTTTCCAGTCGATCACTCAAATTCTTCATCGTTTAGCTGAACAACAACCACAGACTTATTTATTTCTTTTAGCATCGAATCAACTTGCTTTCATTGGTGCAACTCCAGAACGATTGATTCAAGGAACGAAAAGTCATTTTATGACTGCTGGGATAGCAGGTTCGGCACCTAGAGGATCTACTATGCAGGAAGACGATGAAATCGGCAAAGAACTTTTAAAAGACTCTAAAAATACACAAGAACACGGAATTGTTGCGCAACGATTAGAGGATCAATTAGCAAATATTGTCGCAGGGGATGTCGCTGTTTCTTCCCGTCAGTTATTGAAAAACCGTGATATTCAACATTTAGCGATGACTTTCTCTGGAGAACGTAAACAGGGAGTCTCATTGATCGATGCGGTTGAACTGATCCATCCTTCACCGGCTTTAGGTGGTGAACCTCAAAGATTAGCGTTGCAATGGATCAAAGATCATGAACCTTTCGGTAGAGGGTTATACGGGGCACCAATCGGGTGGGTGGACCCGATCGAGGATGTCGGTGAGTTTGCTGTAGGCATTCGCTCAGGCATCTTGACTGAAACCGAAGGAATATTATATGCAGGTTGTGGCATTGTTGCGGATTCTGATCCTGAGGCAGAACGCCAAGAAACATTGCTGAAATTCCAACCAATGCTTAGAGGAGTGAAAGGATGA
- the menE gene encoding o-succinylbenzoate--CoA ligase gives MTNFLSSLKPQPNSWLQKQAMLHPDAPACQWNDHHLSFRELTSHVQSFAEYYHRILPKASERVALYCENDLDAYLSILALWELGKEIQFVNTRLTTNEISEQMADAGTSTLISANKLAVNERITWFSFPDPSELHVLQPKDWFDEGYGEKAIASIMYTSGTTGKPKGVPQTFANHYASSQATALSLEVDRSDSWICCVPLYHISGLSILLRSLALGIQVILLQGFSPQQVHQLLANGSGNYISLVSKMLKDLEPLIPESGYAPSFKKVLLGGGPGEGRVMQACMEKQVPVMLSYGMTETCSQIVALSPESFEAKTGSSGKALSEVSIRIQKDKKSDQMGEILVKGPSIIDHYLNCVNPDSWTEDGWFHTGDWGYLDEEDYLYIVSRMSERIISGGENIFPVEIERVLLTCNKIAEVAVVGAWDKTWGQTPVAYVRLDEPLTDREITDLLAPLARYKHPTKIYCVSEIPKTATGKPIKRLLMTEERVNYIEYQIR, from the coding sequence TTGACCAATTTCCTAAGTTCCCTTAAACCTCAACCTAATAGCTGGTTGCAAAAACAAGCAATGCTTCATCCAGATGCACCAGCCTGTCAGTGGAACGATCATCATTTGTCTTTTCGCGAGCTGACTTCACACGTTCAAAGTTTTGCAGAGTATTATCATCGAATATTACCCAAAGCGAGTGAACGAGTTGCCTTGTATTGTGAAAATGATTTAGATGCCTATTTATCGATCTTGGCATTATGGGAGTTAGGAAAAGAAATCCAGTTTGTCAATACACGCTTGACGACGAATGAGATCAGTGAACAGATGGCAGATGCTGGGACATCCACTCTTATTTCTGCCAATAAATTAGCAGTCAACGAGCGCATCACTTGGTTTTCATTTCCCGATCCTTCGGAATTACACGTCCTACAGCCGAAGGATTGGTTTGATGAAGGGTACGGAGAAAAGGCAATTGCGTCAATCATGTATACGTCTGGAACGACAGGTAAACCGAAAGGCGTACCGCAAACATTTGCCAATCACTATGCGAGTAGCCAAGCGACTGCGCTAAGTTTAGAAGTAGATCGTTCAGATAGCTGGATCTGCTGTGTGCCACTCTATCACATTAGTGGCTTGTCTATTTTATTACGCTCACTTGCTTTAGGCATCCAAGTGATTCTGTTGCAGGGATTCTCTCCTCAACAAGTCCATCAACTTTTAGCAAATGGAAGTGGCAACTATATTTCTTTGGTCAGCAAAATGTTGAAAGACCTTGAACCATTGATCCCAGAAAGTGGTTATGCTCCCTCATTCAAAAAAGTATTATTAGGGGGAGGGCCGGGAGAAGGACGAGTCATGCAAGCATGTATGGAAAAACAGGTGCCTGTGATGCTTTCTTATGGCATGACAGAAACCTGTTCACAGATCGTCGCCCTTTCTCCGGAGTCATTCGAAGCAAAAACCGGTTCTTCTGGTAAAGCTTTGTCTGAGGTATCGATCCGTATTCAAAAAGATAAGAAGTCAGATCAAATGGGAGAGATTTTAGTCAAAGGACCATCGATCATCGACCACTATTTGAATTGCGTCAATCCGGATTCTTGGACAGAGGATGGTTGGTTTCACACTGGCGATTGGGGGTACCTTGATGAAGAGGATTATCTTTATATTGTCAGTCGCATGAGTGAACGCATCATTTCGGGGGGAGAGAATATTTTCCCAGTTGAAATCGAGCGAGTACTTTTAACTTGCAATAAAATTGCGGAGGTCGCTGTCGTAGGGGCTTGGGATAAAACATGGGGGCAAACACCTGTTGCTTATGTGCGATTAGATGAACCACTTACTGATAGAGAAATCACTGATCTACTAGCGCCATTAGCACGTTACAAGCATCCAACTAAAATCTACTGTGTCTCGGAAATTCCTAAAACGGCGACTGGAAAACCAATCAAACGTCTTTTAATGACAGAAGAAAGAGTGAATTACATTGAATATCAAATTAGATAG